tgcaatcccatCCTCACCCTACCTTAAGAACAGCCATTCCATAATGTGGTTGGAATATTATGGTCTAGGTGACTGTCACATTATAGCCAGAGGGGCTCATATTTGGAAAGCCAGATACCAAGGTCTTGCCTACTTAGCTTCCCCTGAGTCACCTCTGCTAGGCCGTGCTTTGATTGGCCTGGCTTTTGAAATCCAGTACTTTAAGTGTATGACTTAGCACCTGATTGAGGTAAACACACAGGAGACTCAAGTACTGCAAAGATCAGAACCCCCAACAGATGCTGGGGTTTCTAATCTGAAATGAAAGCTGCAGGTCCCATGCTGCAGCACCCAGGAAGTAGTGGGTGTGagaaaacatcatttttcaaGTGTTGTCCACATGTTGTCATGGTGATTATAAAATATAGGGGAAAACATACTCCCCAGAATTCTTATAAAAAGAGCACTAAatctggaagaaatattttaatctgCTTCCTGAGTAGACAGTGATACTCCAAGGACATCTCTAAGCAGTAATTGCAGAACTTCAAGGCAGTAAACAGCGACAGGAACTTTTTCTTATTAGAGAGAGGCAGAACGAAAAAGGGTGAGAACTAGCAAAATGGTGCAAGATTGTGCAGAGTATAGAGGCCTCTCCTGGGGCATGCTCCACTAGAGTCTTCCATGAGAACCAAACGCAAATGCTTACAAGAGCAAATCGTTGTTGTTGAATTTAAAAGAGGAATTGAATTTCAAGCTGGGGCAGATGCAATGAAGGATCTATAGGCTGAGAAAGCCAAAACCCTTGGGAATTAGCGTAAGTCTTTCGGAAAGGAGGTTTTGAACTTTCAGAGGCCATAGAACTGCGAGGTTCAAGGTCATTGGACCTGGGTTGTCAAGGGCAAATGTCTCCCTCCAGTCTTATCTTATGTATTCAGGGAATCATGAATTTTCTGCTCTCAACACAGAAACGAAGAAAGTCATTGTTCACAGAATGCTGGGAGTGAAGAAAACCTCCCTAGCCAGGAGTGCTGGTTGGTACACCTGAGAGTCCAAATTAGCGCATAAGGGCTGATGGACCTAGCAGGTGTCAGTGAATGAGTGTGAGTGTGGCCTTGATTAGGAAGGGCAAAAGACACCCGGGCAGTCCTGGCCCTCGGCTTGGATACTAGGGGCCCAAGGCAGATGACAGCAGAGGTGGCATGGATAGGAGGGCGGGAGGCCTGACCTGGGCTTGTCATTAATGCTGGCAAGGACCTTGGAGCTGGTCCAGTTGGTCCTTCTGTGTGACAGCTGCGGTACCTGAGGCCTCTCAGTGGACACGTGCAGAAAAAGCGGTCTACAGTGTAGCTCACTGCGGGCAGGCTTGAGTGTCCTGAGTGCCGCCTACCTGCGGAGGCTTTCTCCTTCTTTATTGCCGAGCTAACCCAGAATCTGTTTCACTTCCAGGTGGCAAGACAGGGCAGGGCCCTGGCTCCCGCGCGCCCTCTCCCAGGCTTCCCAACAAAACCATCAGCGGCCCGCTTATCCCGCCTGCCTCTCCCAGGCTAGGCAGTACCTCCGAGGCGCATGGCGCTGCCAGAACAGCCCCGCCTCGCCCCAACGTGcctgccccgccccctcccaACCCACCCCCTCCGCCGCCACCCTTACCCCCgccccttccctcttcctcccccatCAAAACTCCGCTTGTGTCCCCACCTGGCCCACTGACCAAAGGGAACCTCCCGGTGGTTGCACCCCCTGTCCCCTGTGcgccaccacctccacctccgccACCTCCCCCAACGCCACCCCCGCTGCCCCCGGCCTCGGTTCTTAGTGACAAGGCAGTGAAGCCTCAGCTAGCTCCCTTGCACCTCCCGCCCATCCCGCCCCcgctccctctcctcccacctttcGGGTATCCTGGGCTCAAAGCGGAGCCCGCCAGCCCTGCGCAAGATGTGCAGGAGCCTCCAGCCCCGCCACCCCCGCCGCCCCCGCTCCCCACTTATGCTTCGTGCTCCCCGAGGGCTTCTTTGCCCGCGCCCCCTTTGCCAGGAGCTAATAACAGCAGTGAAACCCCACCCCCGCTACCCCCCAAATCCCCCAGCTTCCAGGCCCCACCGCAGAAGGTCAGTGCGCAGGCCTTGCCCGCCCCGCCTGCCCCTCCGGGCTCCCAGACGTTCCTGCAGAAGAAGAGGCACGGCCGACCAGGTAAGGAGCGCTGCCTGGCCCATTGCACCTGGTGGAGCGCAATAAAATCGTGTCGTTGCACAGGACTTTATTGTTGGAGGTATTCATTTCAGAGATGGACACCAGgggtgagggaggcagggagattTGCCCAAAACCATGCTGCCTGTAAGCAAGGGATCCTGGCCTTGATTCCCTGCCCTTACTAGCTCTGTGGCCCTGGGCAACCACTTGGCCTCTCTGTTCTCccttctcttcatctgtaaaatggggatagatAGCAATAGTTGCTATCTCCTGGGCTTGTTATTAAGGATTAAGTGAGTTCTTAGGTTGGAGGTGCTTGGAACAGGGCCTGGCAACAGTGAGCTTGAGAGGGATTATTTATTCTTACTACCATCCTCCAACTCCAGATCTCCTCCCTGAGGTGGAGAGGGCGTGAGTGCGGCTTGTTTCCAGAAGCAGGCCTCCTTTTATATTTGCCGGCGTTTTCCAGAATCTTCACCGGCCCTCAGTAAACTGGATTCCCACTCTGCCTTAGTTTTCGCAGGTTCTCCAGCTGACTCAAGAAAACTGAGGGCCTGTATTTTGagccaaatattaaaaatgtttccttcacATATGCAGCACAGATTATTTGAATTGAGTGTGCATGCCCCATGGCTGATTTCCTTGGTCCCTCTAGTAGGAGGCTTCATTCAGTTTTAGTGCCCCTGTGAATGGGAAGTACCTCCACACgtccacagacacacccacatcCATGCACGCAGACACACTCAAACATGTACACTCAtaacacacacatccacatgcacacaacacacatattCCTGtgtcttttagaaaatatttcgaTGCAGAAAGcttcttaaaagtattttcttgaattaaaaataatgcaagcTTGTTGCAGAGCAAATAGAAGGAAATTGAAATTGACCAGGTACGGATGGCTCACACCCctaatcccactgctttgggaggcccgTGCATgaagatggcttgaggtcaggagttataggccagcctgggtaacatagcaaaaccccatctctacagaaaataaaaataaaaattgggtgggcatggtggcagacacctatagtaccagctacttgggaggctaaggcaggaggatggtttgaatcTAGGtgttcaaggctgtggtgagctttgactgtgccattgtactccaacttGGATAACAGAGCCAGATGCTGCTGTCTCTAAGTAAATTAAGTAATTAAATCACCCATAATAACATCACCCAGAGATGAAAACTGCCATTTGGATAggtttctttaattcttttttctgactATATGTACATGTTTACATGGTTAGTACCATTTTTCACATACAGTTTTGTgctctgtttttaatttaatattatattaaaaacaattttatcaaattgttaaaatgtctttataagaATGACCATCAGTATATTCCATATTCCTCATGTTAGATATCTAAGTTGATTCCATTTTTTGTTATTATGCATAATATTGCAAGAAATACTTTCGTAGAAATTTTAGTCcacatttttgatatttttctaaaagtattGGTTTCTTAAAGGGAATTCCTGGTGCAAAGAGCAAGGATATTTTTAAGCCTCTTGATTACAAGAGGTAAGATTTTAGTCATTCTCTTTTCAATTGACTGGTCACCATGAGGGCCAGCATTTGTACTCGTAAGCCccttttgatatttattatttcaaatgtttatgatgtgatgaaaaaaaacacaaagcttttttttttttttttttttttttgagacacagtttcactctgccacccaggctggagtgtagtggcaggatctcagctcactgcaaccttcacctcccaggttcaagtgattctcatgcctcaaccttccgagcagctggggttacaggcgtgcaccaccacgcctggctagtttttgtatttttagtagagacagggtttcaccatgttggccaggctggtcttgaactcctgacttcaagtgatcagcccacttcggcctcccaaggtgctgggattacgtgtgagccactgcgcctggccaacaaaaaCAAGGCTTTTGATTCAGAGGGCTATGAGTTCGAATCCTGGGTTCCCCACCCACTCCTGTGGAAACTCACACCGCTTgggtttgtgttttttaatactgaattttttttatttgacaaatggGCCTACTAATAACACCTTTCACATAGGATTATTAAGAATATGAAATGAGATATTTGCATAAAGGGCTTGCACGTAACTTCAGCTCCAGCAGCATTATTTCCTTACCACACAGTGGGGCAGCTGTTCACCCAGAAGAGGGGCTGCAGTCCTTTTATCCTGCATGTGGGAGCAAGTAAATTCCTCATAGATCCTTGTGCCCAGAAAGGGAAGaccagaaagggaaaggaaggcagttgggagggagaaaggaagacaggCAGATGAAGGGACATGAGACACGAGGATGGCGGCTGGTGACTGAGAATGCCTGCTGCAGCTGGGGCCCCTTCATCTGCTCCAGAGTAGTGAGCCCCAGGCCAGGATGGAGATACATATCTGGCCTTCTTCTTTGCATCTTTGGATGTGAAACTTGGTTGGTCCATGTTCAAAATAAGGGCAATTTCTACTTTAGCCCAACTTGGGGGGAAAAGAGAGAGGTAGTAATTGTGAACATCTTAGCACAGATAGTAATAATGTTATTGTCATCATTTCAAGAAGCAAAGTGATGTGTGCAGTGCCACTGAAGAAATAAGCAGAAGTGGAACCCCTGCATTGATGTGCCAGGATAGCAGATTTTTTTGTTGCCAGATGAACTATACAGGAAAGTATTGGCAAAGGAGATAGTGAGCCTCTCTCAGGCATGATCAGAGAAGGCTGGAGGAAGTAGGTTGGATTCAAGTTAGGCCCTGGTGGGCACGTAAGATTTAGGTGGACCGGAAGGAGAAACGAGCATTTGCAGTGCTGGAGAACCAGTGCGAGCAGGGACACAGGGGCAAAACAAGCCCCTGACCGCTCCCTCTTCAAGCCTCCCTCTGGGCCTCTTCTACAGAGAGCCCTTCCTGTTCTTACCACTCTCCAGTGATTTCCCTGCTTTGGGCTGTACCCGATGATGAAGGTTATCACCATCATTAATATTATTgcagcagctaacatttattgacgACTTACTACATGCCACTCAACTTAAATTCGACTCATTGAATCTTCTCAATAACCCTGGGAAGTGGGTGTACTATTACTactcccatcttacagatgaggaaactaaaacacAAAGAGGCTATGTTACTTATCCCAATGGGAGAACTGCAATTCGGTGCCAAACAGGTTGGCTCCAGAGGTTGCCCTTTTACTCACTATATCACATTACATCTGAAGATGGAAATGCCTAACATCTCACATAAAGTTATAGCATCCACCGTTCCCATCCGTGTGTCTGAATACACCATCATCTTCTCTGTAAGGGGCCGGTGGGGGAAAGCTAAATCCACCTCCAGCACCCCCTGCGAGATCACCCACCACAGAGCTTTCAAGCAAGAGCCAGCAGGTCACAGCCTGGACCCCGACACAGCAGCCTGGAGGTCAGCTGCGAAATGGAAGCCTGCACATCATCGGTAAGTGGGGTGCACCCTCTGCCGGTTTGGCTGCCAGTAGGAATGTGATTCTCCCAACCTCTGGAGAGAGAGTTTGCTGGCCACAGTGCTGCCATCTCAGGGTGCATGCTTCTTTCATGAACACAGGCTCCCTCCAGCACCAGCCAGCCCACAGGTTCTGTTAAATAGGGTTCCTTTCAAGGCTTTCTGCATAGTTTCAAGGCCCACTCTCTAGCCTTCTACTTCAGAttagagaaagggaagagaagcaacatttaaactctgtgtgtgtgtgtgtgtgtgtgtgtgtgtgtgtgtgtgtgtctgtgtgtctgtggagAAATCAATGCATAAGCCTGAAAGAGTAGAATGATAcggataaagagaaagaatacataGAAGGCTCACCAGGCAGAGGGACATTTCGAGTACAAGTATGGAGGTAGGAAGGAAAGTCACCTGGGGTCAGATGTGATCACGGCCATGGAATCTTTGGATCCCTTCTGTGTGCTGGGCTAGTGTCCGACAGAGGCCCAGATCACAAAGCAGGGGCTCAGCCCATGAAAGGGTCACAGGAGTCCTCCCCTCCTGCCAACAGATCTCAGAGCAGATGCTGTTTGCTTTGTGGAGCTCAGGTCCCACCCTAGACACAGGCCATGCTCCTCCATTCCCCAGTCATTCTGCCCAATTCTCCCTCCCCTCGAAACCCTCCCAGGAGCTTCTCAGGTGACTGCTGGGGCTTTGCCAGTTCCTTGCTGGCACCAGGGTCCCCACCTCTGATTCTGGACCCTGGAGAGCTCCGTGCCACTTCCACCCCTTTAGCAGCCTCCTTAAGGTGTTATTGGTTGGAGTATGTTCGGGTGGGTGACAGGGAGTGACTGGATTTCCCTCTTCCTGCTTCCCTCCATCCCAACCAACCAGTAAAACTTGAGAGGTGAATAGATGTCTTAGGGAGAATGGCCCTATCATTAAAATCCTTGCACTGAGCAGGCAAACAGAAAATGGTGGATGCAGTCAGAGTAATCTCTGTGCTCCTGGAAATGATCAAAGCTTGGGTCGTGACAGTAACCTGAGTAACTCTTTCCATTTCACATGTGTGCAGATGACTTTGAGTCTAAATTCACGTTCCATTCTGTGGAAGACTTTCCCCCTCCGGATGAATATAAACCATGCCAGAAGATTTACCCCAGCAAGATCCCCAGAAGTAAGTACCACCTGGATAAGACTCCTGGCATTTCCCGACCCTTCAAAATTAGGCGCCTGCTGTGCATCAGTTGGTCACAGACTGTCTAAAGGATGACATCATGATTTCACTGTACTGCTGCAAGGATGTAGTGCTGTGCATAGTTCTGGAACTTTCAGGACATTGATTTCTCCTGATACCTAAGTATTCATTTAGAGATTTTTACAGAACACCAAGGGTAACTGTTTGGCATCAGATTTGGATGCCTAAACTTACCACTCATCCCTCTTCTCTCTGGAGCTTTTGATAAGGGAAACTAACAAACCCAGACAACAGCAAAATAGGATATTTTGCATCAATCGCTGAGGAAGAACCTGAAAACCCCTAATACAGAACTCTGGCAAATCATGTCATGGAGAATGTCCTTAGGtcaatggttctcaaccttggctatATATTAGAATGACCTAAGGAGCTTTTATAAATCCTGAAGGCCAGGCTACATCTAAACCATATAATCAGAATATCGAGGTgtcaggatttttaaaagctgccaGGTGATTCCAACAtacagccaaggttgagaataATAGCCCAGTAAGGGCCTACCTCCTCCTGATTTCATTGTGTGGTCAGACTTTAAGAGAGGACATTTAACCCAGCTTAACTGTTCAACCTTAAGAGTAGAGAgataagccaggcatggtcactcatgtctgtaaccccagcactttgggaggctgaggcaggaggatcacatgaggccaggagtttaagactagccttgtaaacatagcaagattccatttctacaaaatattagccaggtgtggtagtgcacacctgtagtcccagcttcttgggagcctgaggtgggaagattgcttgagcccaggagttggaggctgcagtgagctgtgatcgtgccactacactccagtgttggtgacagagtgagactctgtatccaaaaaaaaaagagagagacagagaaaatgaggTGATGAGGTGGAGGAGCCAATTCTTGTCTGGTACTGGGCCAAAGAGATTGGGAAGGAGCCAGAGTCAACATTATGGAGTGAGTGTCAAATGCATTCCCACCCCACATCCTAAGTAAACCCCTATTCCAGACCTCTGTGGCCCCAGATGGAAAATCAGTGTCCAGGGTTAGCCTGAGACCAGGAATCATGAGCCAGGCTCTTTGCCTATCTCCTTTAAGAGGGACCTTAGTGAAGTCCCTTCTGCAGAACTCAGCTTCCTGCAGAGCACAGGGAATGCAGGCCTGCCCTGTGCTCAGGTGGAGGGAACCCAGGGCCCTGTGCTCAGGTGGAGGGGGCGCAGGCCTGCCCTGCGCTCAGGTGGGGGGAACACGGGCCGGCCCTGCGCTCAGGTGCGGGGAACACGGGCCGGCCCTGCGCTCAGGTGCGGGGAACACGGGCCGGCCCTGTGCTCTGGTCAGGGGAAAGTGGGCCTGCCCTGTGCTCGGGCGGGGGGAGCACGGGCCTGCCTTGTGCTCATGTGGATGTTCATCTCTGGGTCCACTGGGGCATCTCTCTGCTGGCCTGTGTGGCTGTGCATTTAGAGATATAACCTTGTGTGCCCTTTGTAATAATATGTAAATACCAACTGCTCtgagttgagagagagagaaagggagcagTGTGAAGGAGGATAGAGGTAAATCCCACCCACCGAAGGTTAAATAGAACATGAAGAGCCAGCAATGGGGGAAGACAAGTGCTGTGTCCATCTCCCATCCCTGCTCAGTTCAGCATGCTCACATGAACCTCCTGTCATACAGCAGGCACCCTACAGGCACCAGAGGCTGCAGAGTGTAAGAAACAAGGTCTCCTCCACCACgcacccaccacacacactccTGAGATAGATGAGAATTAGACCCCATAAGAGTGTCTTAATCAGTGATTGTTTAGAGTGCCAAGGGCACTTCAGTGGGCATGGGGGTGCAGGTGGATGCTGGGGGCTTGAAAGTCAGAGAGGGAGGGTCACAGTTCCATGTGGGTGGGAAGGCATCCAGGCTGAGGACAGGACAGACCCAGGAGAGAGCGTGATTGTGCTTGGTGCATGTACAAACCATATGTCCCACGTGGTATGTCAGGGCCCAAGGTGCCTGGCTGGGTAAGACCATACAGGCTGCCGGAGGTGCAAGGTCGGGAGTGTTGTGTATGTGTCCATATACAACACCGCTTTTCCCATCTTGTGAAATATGCACAGGAATCAGCTTGATAAAAACCTAAGTGTTCATGTTCTTATTGGAGGACATACCTTAGGTTCCCCAGCAGCAGACCTTCTAATACTGCACCCGGAATTAGGCTCCTTTACTCCCTCAGGCAGCAGGActcacacatgaggaaactgagcctggCCCCCTGTGGTCACAGAGTGTGCCTCACGGGACTTTCCACGTGGCAGGGAGAGCAGAGCCAAGGGACCCCCTTCATCAACAGGCAGCCAGATCTCAGAGTGGGCCAGAAGGAGCCAGGCTGCACGGGCCTGCCTGCACATGAACCTGCGAGGACAAGGAGATAAATGTGCCTTCTAATAGTCTGTGTCCCGCCTAAGGCATTGGAGCGTGAACCTGTAAGCAGGGAAGAACTGTCAGTGAAAACACTAGACGACAATTCCAGGGCCGTCATGGACCCTGCGGCGGATGCTGTGGATGtttgtgcctggcactgttctaggtgctttgCATACCTTATCATTTGTCCTTAATGCAGAGAGTTTCCAGACAGGGAAAAGGCCAAGTGACTTGTCTAAAGCCTCACAGCAGATTAAAGCCAGAGCCAGGAATTTTGAACCCACATCTGTCTGAACCAGGGCCAGTTCCATTTGGCCGTGGTGAACTCTGAAAACAGACATGATGAGATGCAGGTTGAGACAGTTAACCAGTGGCTTGATCAGAGGAGGTAGAGACCAGGGTCAGGGAACCTGTTAGCCAGCCATTATAAGAGCCTgtgctgggaggccgaggcgggaggatcacctgaggtcaggagttcgagaccagcctggtcaacat
Above is a genomic segment from Macaca thibetana thibetana isolate TM-01 chromosome 3, ASM2454274v1, whole genome shotgun sequence containing:
- the WIPF3 gene encoding WAS/WASL-interacting protein family member 3, whose protein sequence is MPVPPPPPPPLPPPPPPLGAPPPPPPSAPPVSTDTSSLRRADPKGRSALLADIQQGTRLRKVTQINDRSAPQIESSKGTNKEGGGSANTRGASTPPTLGDLFAGGFPVLRPAGQRDVAGGKTGQGPGSRAPSPRLPNKTISGPLIPPASPRLGSTSEAHGAARTAPPRPNVPAPPPPNPPPPPPPLPPPLPSSSPIKTPLVSPPGPLTKGNLPVVAPPVPCAPPPPPPPPPPTPPPLPPASVLSDKAVKPQLAPLHLPPIPPPLPLLPPFGYPGLKAEPASPAQDVQEPPAPPPPPPPLPTYASCSPRASLPAPPLPGANNSSETPPPLPPKSPSFQAPPQKVSAQALPAPPAPPGSQTFLQKKRHGRPGAGGGKLNPPPAPPARSPTTELSSKSQQVTAWTPTQQPGGQLRNGSLHIIDDFESKFTFHSVEDFPPPDEYKPCQKIYPSKIPRSRTPGPWLQAEAVGQSSDDIKGRNSQLSLKTLR